Genomic DNA from Salvia miltiorrhiza cultivar Shanhuang (shh) chromosome 1, IMPLAD_Smil_shh, whole genome shotgun sequence:
AAGCGCTTTTGGCTTACAAGAATTTTGGCGATGCGTGGAGTGTACTCAACGAGGAAAATGACACCCAAAACTCGAACAATTTTACATTTTTGGCTATGTCAAGGGTGTATTGGAAAAGTGTGGTGGTGGCTGGAATTTGTGCGCTGCTTAGAACAGTTTCTGTTGTGGCCACTCCGTTATTTCTTTATGCTTTTGTCAACTATTCGAATCTTGAGAGGAAAGATCTCAAAAAGGGTGTTTTCTTGGTGGGGTTATTGATTGTTTTAAAGGTTATCGAATCTCTCTCTTACCGGCAGTTTTACTTTTATTCGAGACGAATAGGCATGAGAATGAGGTCTGCTCTAATGGTAGCAGTCTACCAGAAGCAGCTCAAGCTTTCCAATTTAGGGAGGCAGAGGCACTCGACTGGTGAGATAGTTAACTACATCTCGGTTGATGCTTATCGTATGGGAGAATCTGTGATGTGGTTCCATGTCGGGTGGGCTTCGGTAGTCCAGCTATTCCTAGCCATTGCTGTGATCTCCTCGGTTGTGGGGCTTGGCGTGGTCCCGGGATTGGTCCCTTTcgtcgtctctggccttatgaacGTGCCATTTGCAAAGCTGCTGCAGAAGTTTCAGACCGAGTTCATGATTGCTCAAGACAAGAGATTGAGGTCGTTTTCTGAGATCCTCAACaacatgaagatcatcaagctgCAGTCATGGGAAGAGCATTTCAAGAGCTTGGTTGGATCTTTTAGGCAGAGTGAGTTCAAATGGCTGTCCCAGAGTCAGTATATGAAAACATATGGCACGGTGTTGTATTGGATGTCTCCAACGATTGTGTCTTCTGCCATTTTCTTTGGGTGCGTGCTCTTCAAGAGCGCGCTGCTGGATGCTGGCACCGCGTTCACGGTCATGGCTGCACTCAGGACCATGTCTGAGCCTGTCTGGTTAATACCTGAAGCTCTGTCTTGTCTGATTCAGGTTAAGGTTTCATTTGAAAGGATTAATGCGTTTTTGTTGGAAGACGAACTCAAACAAGACGACATGCAAAAATCTGGTGCAGGAGATTCTGGCCGTGTCATTTGTATACAAGGTGGCTGTTTTAGTTGGGATGCAACAGACATCACATCGTCAACCCTGAGAGATATCACACTGCAAGCAAGGCCGGGGGAGAAGATCGCTGTCTGTGGGCCCGTTGGCGCTGGAAAATCGTCACTTTTGTATGCTATTCTGGTGAAATACCCAAAATATCTGGAACTGTAAGTGTTTACTTCTTCATCAAACTTTGCTTCATCAAGAATATtgaattctgatttttttttttaggtgaGTGTGATTGGATCAGTGGCTTATGTTTCTCAAGGTTCTTGGATTCAGAGTGGGACTATTCGTGACAACATACTCTTTGGAAAGGCGATGGATAAGGCTAAATACGAAGAATCTGTTAGAGTTTGTGCTTTAGACAAAGATATCGAGAGTTTTGATTATGGAGATCTCACTGAGATAGGCCAGAGAGGCCTCAATCTGAGCGGAGGGCAGAAGCAGAGGGTTCAGCTGGCTCGAGCTGTATACGATGATGCTGATATATATCTTCTCGACGACCCTTTTAGTGCAGTAGATGCACATACAGCAGCAACCCTATTCAATGTAAGAAAAGATGGTGTAGTAAGAAGTGTTTGTTTCTCTTGAAAGCTAACGGATGTTGAGTCGTTTTACTGCAGGACTGCGTGATGACTGCACTAGCGAAGAAGACAGTGATTCTTGTGACTCATCAAGTGGAGTTTCTCAATACAGTGGATAAACTTCTGGtaattggttttaaatttttaatgaatgGTTTGAAAATATTTGTTGCTTGTGTTGAAATAATGTTTTTCCATAGGTTGTAGAAGGAGGACAAATTACTCAATCTGGAAGCTATGAGGAGCTTCTGGTTGGAGGAACGACCTTTGAGCAGCTCGTGTTTGCTCATACGAGCAGCATAGGATCATTTGATGATTCATACGGTTCAAATCAACACGAGCATAGCGTAGAACATACGAAACAGATGGTGGAGGATGATAAGCCTGTCGATAAGGAAGAAAGAGACGGAGAGATTGCAATAAATCCGAAAACTCAGCTGACAGAGAAGGAAGAGAAAGAAGTGGGAGATGTAGGGTGGAAAGCCTTCTCACATTACATTGTTGTTACAAAGGGATTGATCTACGCGTGCTGCACTTCTATAGCTCAATGTGGTTTCGTGGCTTTCCAAGCTGCTGCGAGCTTCTGGCTAGCATATTCAGTCCAAAATCCCGAGAAAAGCAGCCTCTTTGTCGTTGGGATTTATACTCTGATATCATTACTCAGTGCCGTCTTTGTATATTTTAGATCACTGTTTGCAGTTCTGTTAGGACTCAAAGCATCCCAATCATTTTTCTCCGGCTTCACCAACTCGATCTTCAATGCTCCGATGCTCTTCTTTGATTCCACCCCAGTCGGGAGGATTCTAACGCGTGTAAGACTTTCTCCTACATGCATTCTTCACCTTTTGATTTGCTTGTGATCTCTGTTTGAAAATATGGTGTTTTTCGTGTGTTCCTTGATCAGGTGTCGTCTGATTTAAGCGTGCTAGATTTTGATATCCCTATGGGGTTCGAATTCGTTATGACAGCCGCGATTGAGATCCTATTAACAATAGGCATTATGGCCTACGTCACATGGCAAGTTCTCTTTGTTGGCTTATTTGCTGTTGTATCAGCAAAATATGTTCAGGTATGACATGAAACCTCAAATTATAGTTCAAAAAAATCTGTGCTTTTGTTTTTGTTGTCTGAAATTCAAGGTGTGTGATGAAGGGATACTATCAAAAATCTGCGGGGGAGCTGATGAGAATCAACGGAACTACCAAAGCCCCCATTATGAACTATGCATCCGAGACAGAACTTGGAGTTGCAACAATAAGAGCATTCAGGGTTGCTGACAAGTTCTTCTCGAACTACCTTAAGCTTGTCGACACAGATGCTAAAGTCTTTCTTTCCTCAAACGCGGCCTTGGAGTGGCTC
This window encodes:
- the LOC130991752 gene encoding LOW QUALITY PROTEIN: ABC transporter C family member 8-like (The sequence of the model RefSeq protein was modified relative to this genomic sequence to represent the inferred CDS: inserted 1 base in 1 codon) produces the protein MASSIALWREISWLHGEIIDRGLSSSLRIIIDYLNLLVAFVFYVVLLVTKRSRFRVRRRDWFNIASLGGCALVSIEYYGTAIYSGLISKGEESSRFSWLVCFGRGLIWTTLAIYVIVRGPRLIAFLKYAWWIVFFLLISALNILDLVKSGRIKILEVAPWLANLLLLFCGLRNLQGIVSQPVLGSSFSESLLVRSSEKDRVDLDEASLLSILLLSWINPLLRLGHSRTLNLDDVPSLGSEDEALLAYKNFGDAWSVLNEENDTQNSNNFTFLAMSRVYWKSVVVAGICALLRTVSVVATPLFLYAFVNYSNLERKDLKKGVFLVGLLIVLKVIESLSYRQFYFYSRRIGMRMRSALMVAVYQKQLKLSNLGRQRHSTGEIVNYISVDAYRMGESVMWFHVGWASVVQLFLAIAVISSVVGLGVVPGLVPFVVSGLMNVPFAKLLQKFQTEFMIAQDKRLRSFSEILNNMKIIKLQSWEEHFKSLVGSFRQSEFKWLSQSQYMKTYGTVLYWMSPTIVSSAIFFGCVLFKSALLDAGTAFTVMAALRTMSEPVWLIPEALSCLIQVKVSFERINAFLLEDELKQDDMQKSGAGDSGRVICIQGGCFSWDATDITSSTLRDITLQARPGEKIAVCGPVGAGKSSLLYAIXGEIPKISGTVSVIGSVAYVSQGSWIQSGTIRDNILFGKAMDKAKYEESVRVCALDKDIESFDYGDLTEIGQRGLNLSGGQKQRVQLARAVYDDADIYLLDDPFSAVDAHTAATLFNDCVMTALAKKTVILVTHQVEFLNTVDKLLVVEGGQITQSGSYEELLVGGTTFEQLVFAHTSSIGSFDDSYGSNQHEHSVEHTKQMVEDDKPVDKEERDGEIAINPKTQLTEKEEKEVGDVGWKAFSHYIVVTKGLIYACCTSIAQCGFVAFQAAASFWLAYSVQNPEKSSLFVVGIYTLISLLSAVFVYFRSLFAVLLGLKASQSFFSGFTNSIFNAPMLFFDSTPVGRILTRVSSDLSVLDFDIPMGFEFVMTAAIEILLTIGIMAYVTWQVLFVGLFAVVSAKYVQGYYQKSAGELMRINGTTKAPIMNYASETELGVATIRAFRVADKFFSNYLKLVDTDAKVFLSSNAALEWLVLRTEALQNLTLFTSAIFLVVFPNNYIAPGLVGLYLSYAFALTGSQVFLARWYSSLANYIVSVERIKQYMHIPPEPPAVVADNRPLASWPSKGRIELLDLKIRYRPNAPIVLKGITCTFEEGKRVGVVGRTGSGKTTLISALFRLVEPHSGRILVDGLDICCIGLRDLRLKLSIIPQEPTLFKGSVRTNLDPLGLYSDDEIWKALEKCQLKSRISELPNLLESCVSDEGENWSMGQRQLFCLGRVLLKRNKILVLDEATASIDSNTDAILQKIIREEFAECTVITVAHRVPTVIDSDMVLVLSCGKLVEYDEPSKLMEINSSFSNLVAEYWLSCKKNH